From Allofrancisella guangzhouensis, a single genomic window includes:
- a CDS encoding lipoprotein-releasing ABC transporter permease subunit, producing MFRSLPLFIGLRYIRAKKRNRFISIISAISFLGISLGVAVLITVMSVMNGFDEQIKNRILMMVPPLKVYELGGKLENWQGVAKQIESKIPKVQAAAPVIDSQGLLSADRGGSTTAFVQIQGIEPKYQTKVLPIAEHIIDGSLTALDDGKGYNIVLGSALADSLGVTIGDKVTLIVPKVNLTPAGMIPRIKQFTVSGVFSVSYQYDAYYAFINIKNAQKVFQLGENVSALQLGVNNVYDAPQIKNKLNDGAIESYYFTRDWTDENKSFFDALKMEKTMMFFILLLIITVAIFNLLSSLVMVVTDKRSDIAILRTMGMSSRQIITVFIYQGFIIGLIGTILGVLLGILLSSYATEIVNFIQHVTGKQLISANVYLIDYIPSKLMLEDVIKVTIVSMFLSFIATLYPAWSASRVQPVEALRYE from the coding sequence ATGTTTAGAAGCCTTCCTTTATTTATTGGTTTAAGATATATTCGAGCGAAAAAGCGTAATAGGTTTATATCTATTATCTCAGCGATCTCATTTTTAGGGATATCATTAGGTGTGGCCGTACTTATTACAGTTATGTCTGTGATGAATGGTTTTGATGAGCAGATTAAAAATCGTATCTTAATGATGGTTCCACCATTAAAAGTTTATGAGCTAGGCGGAAAGTTAGAAAATTGGCAAGGTGTCGCAAAGCAAATAGAATCTAAGATACCTAAAGTACAAGCAGCAGCCCCAGTTATAGATTCACAAGGGTTATTAAGCGCAGATCGTGGTGGTAGCACGACAGCTTTCGTGCAGATACAAGGTATAGAGCCTAAATATCAAACTAAAGTTTTACCTATAGCAGAGCATATTATAGATGGCTCTTTGACGGCACTGGACGATGGTAAAGGGTATAATATAGTTTTAGGAAGTGCTTTGGCTGATAGCTTGGGAGTAACAATAGGTGATAAAGTAACACTTATTGTACCAAAAGTTAATTTGACTCCAGCAGGTATGATACCTAGAATTAAACAATTTACAGTTTCAGGAGTTTTCTCTGTTAGTTACCAGTATGATGCTTATTACGCATTTATAAATATTAAAAATGCTCAAAAGGTGTTTCAGTTAGGTGAGAATGTTTCAGCTCTTCAACTTGGAGTAAACAATGTTTATGATGCTCCTCAGATAAAAAATAAACTTAATGATGGGGCTATAGAGTCTTATTATTTTACTAGGGATTGGACTGATGAAAATAAGTCATTTTTTGACGCTTTAAAGATGGAAAAAACAATGATGTTTTTTATTTTACTTTTAATTATTACAGTTGCTATATTTAATCTTCTGTCTTCTTTAGTAATGGTGGTTACAGATAAGCGTAGTGATATAGCTATATTAAGAACTATGGGTATGTCATCACGCCAAATTATTACTGTATTTATTTACCAAGGTTTTATTATAGGTTTAATAGGTACTATTCTAGGAGTGTTATTGGGGATTTTACTCTCTAGTTACGCTACAGAGATTGTTAATTTTATTCAGCATGTTACAGGAAAACAGCTGATTAGTGCCAATGTTTATTTGATTGATTATATTCCATCTAAACTTATGTTGGAAGATGTTATAAAAGTGACCATAGTCTCAATGTTTTTAAGTTTTATAGCTACGTTGTATCCAGCGTGGAGCGCTTCAAGAGTACAGCCTGTGGAGGCGCTTAGATATGAATAA
- a CDS encoding glycosyltransferase: MNIRNWGRVIFRNNLNYILILWLDNFTYKSVLDDQKQEKLCKIYPIEIRNFDEIIGTEKSDYLLRLYMLFIESEQYAFASDIARMLTLNKYPGIYLDMDVNPGLKTLPNPDELQKMSKISTINFLAKGREYSGCYRLESEILFFMGKSDGLNSLIATCRKESAIYFHYIQEEIRHMQTFYKSNDYIDFNKSLFKEEKYKKHLIAFKEKSHLKYRMANKELFKDVKYNNAPAFQDGTAPWVSYQQLIFYEIITECEKTLKVDIPKYYHNYYKEHLDKCFSSGQDNFCLYSWNDPGYSRLTSLDNASKTIGKYFRKKREKFIDQLSRPNVQEEIISYRFKLKIHNFIVNIVRSMEKYQAYKKQKSSFLSSNFGINRTNILINQLSAIHEEENLFILQKKLIFEFKSYALQKEGYEKSGGLFKRIGVNPNSSMTRLMMKMYHFYHENKSDDYNKEIFMVFLHNIFHKINGELINKTHVRKQLLDQIGNYNSN, from the coding sequence GTGAATATTAGAAACTGGGGGAGGGTAATTTTTAGGAATAACCTCAATTATATTTTAATATTATGGTTAGATAACTTTACATATAAAAGTGTTTTAGATGATCAAAAACAAGAAAAGCTGTGTAAGATATATCCTATAGAAATCAGAAATTTTGATGAAATTATAGGTACAGAAAAATCTGATTATTTACTTAGACTTTATATGCTTTTCATAGAGAGCGAGCAATATGCATTTGCTTCTGATATAGCAAGGATGCTTACTTTAAATAAATACCCTGGTATATATCTAGATATGGATGTTAATCCTGGTCTAAAAACTTTACCTAATCCAGATGAATTACAAAAGATGTCAAAAATTTCTACTATAAATTTTTTAGCTAAAGGAAGAGAATATTCTGGTTGCTATAGGCTTGAAAGTGAAATATTATTTTTTATGGGAAAGAGTGATGGATTAAATTCTTTAATAGCAACTTGCAGGAAAGAATCAGCTATTTACTTTCATTATATCCAAGAAGAAATAAGACATATGCAAACTTTTTATAAATCAAATGATTATATTGATTTCAATAAATCTCTTTTTAAAGAGGAAAAGTATAAAAAGCACTTAATAGCTTTTAAGGAGAAAAGCCACCTTAAATATAGGATGGCAAATAAAGAATTATTTAAAGATGTTAAATATAATAATGCACCTGCTTTTCAAGACGGTACTGCTCCTTGGGTAAGTTATCAACAATTAATATTTTATGAAATTATAACAGAGTGTGAAAAAACTTTAAAAGTTGACATTCCCAAATATTATCATAACTACTATAAAGAACATTTAGATAAATGTTTTTCTTCAGGACAAGATAATTTTTGTCTATATAGTTGGAATGACCCTGGATACTCTCGCCTTACATCTCTTGATAACGCTTCTAAAACTATAGGTAAATATTTCAGGAAAAAACGTGAAAAATTTATAGATCAACTAAGCAGACCTAATGTACAAGAGGAGATTATTTCCTATAGATTTAAGCTAAAAATTCATAATTTCATTGTAAATATTGTTAGATCAATGGAAAAATATCAAGCATATAAAAAGCAGAAAAGTAGTTTTCTATCGTCTAATTTTGGTATAAATAGAACCAATATATTAATAAATCAATTAAGTGCAATACATGAAGAAGAAAATTTATTTATTCTCCAAAAAAAACTGATATTTGAATTTAAAAGCTATGCTTTACAAAAAGAGGGTTATGAAAAGTCTGGCGGTTTATTTAAAAGAATCGGAGTTAACCCTAACTCGAGCATGACACGTTTGATGATGAAAATGTATCATTTTTATCATGAAAATAAGTCTGATGATTATAATAAAGAGATATTCATGGTTTTTCTTCATAACATTTTTCATAAAATTAACGGTGAGTTAATAAATAAAACTCATGTTAGAAAGCAACTTTTGGACCAGATAGGAAATTATAATTCGAATTAG
- a CDS encoding transposase, producing MALIVDNAGWHTSRNLKIPENITLIPLPAYSPELNSMEQVWQWIKRHFLSNMCFKSYDEIVDKLQQAWNAFSNNTKLVKSICTRDWNVCLNL from the coding sequence GTGGCATTGATAGTAGATAATGCTGGTTGGCACACATCTAGAAACCTAAAAATACCAGAGAACATAACTTTGATACCATTACCTGCATATTCTCCTGAGCTAAACTCAATGGAGCAGGTATGGCAATGGATAAAGAGACATTTCCTTTCGAATATGTGCTTTAAAAGCTATGATGAAATAGTTGATAAATTACAGCAAGCTTGGAATGCTTTCTCAAATAATACTAAACTCGTTAAATCTATATGTACTAGAGATTGGAATGTATGTCTTAATTTATAG
- a CDS encoding helix-turn-helix domain-containing protein, protein MARPIKFPLDFYEYNYVELSKKESNAKNKIRLLAMAHIKEGMSIQETGKALKTPWKTIQSWLWDFRKEGLSGLYVKTTKHKPAKITKEIRDWISDFMEKLYSNSVGGSITGVELHIVVQQHFNVKCCLQTIYNTLHSIGLSWISCRSKHPKSDKEVQELYKKTLQIMSEN, encoded by the coding sequence ATGGCAAGACCTATCAAATTCCCCTTAGATTTTTATGAATATAATTATGTTGAACTTTCTAAAAAAGAGTCTAATGCTAAAAATAAGATCAGACTATTAGCTATGGCCCACATAAAAGAAGGAATGAGTATCCAAGAGACTGGTAAAGCTCTTAAAACCCCATGGAAAACCATCCAAAGCTGGCTGTGGGATTTTAGAAAAGAAGGTCTTTCTGGATTATATGTTAAAACTACAAAACATAAGCCTGCTAAGATAACAAAAGAAATTAGAGACTGGATCAGTGACTTTATGGAAAAGCTGTATAGCAATAGTGTTGGAGGTAGTATAACAGGAGTTGAGCTACATATTGTAGTTCAGCAACATTTCAATGTGAAATGCTGTTTGCAAACTATTTATAATACGCTACATAGCATAGGTTTAAGCTGGATAAGTTGTAGATCAAAACATCCTAAGTCTGATAAAGAAGTTCAAGAATTATATAAAAAAACTTTGCAAATTATGTCAGAGAATTAG
- the dnaE gene encoding DNA polymerase III subunit alpha: MISHLRVHTGFSIIDSTVRLNELFEVAKQKNIVALALTDVCNLFAAVKFYKQALKTGVKPIFGVELKIDTDIGICDLVLLAENNQGYQNIVNLISKAYQEADRAGSIPLVPKDWLKQMDLKYTICLNGGQNGELGKAILSKDFNKISEVAAEYVSLFGKDNYFIEIHKLGYENESLYNQKALELANEKHLFAIATNLTVFMDSQDYDIHEIRACINEKTTILDETRKSRFTQEQYLKSSSEMYEVFGDLPVLLTNTLVIAKRCNVTFELGKPSLPTVGIPEGLTEKRYFTKICYQGLEKRLEKILSLKSADKHEQIIKIYKERLQREIDIICDMGFPGYFLIVEDFIRWAKENDIPVGPGRGSGAGSLVAYSLSITDIDPLPYGLLFERFLNPERVSMPDFDIDFCIQGRDRVIKYVEQKYGKESVAQIITYGTMAAKGVVRDVVRVMGQSFGFGDRIAKLIPETPGTTFKKILHKGEPLYEEMKFDDDIAEIVEKAQKLEGLPRSLGKHAAGIVISPTMISDFAPIYCEDKGGDIVTQFDKGDVEDVGLVKFDFLGLKNLTIINNTVKSINAKKKDNELLINISDIPLDDKQTYKLLQAGNTTGIFQLESQGMRQIVKDLGTSNFEEIIALVALYRPGPMENIPTFIDRKHGRKRISYLHPLLEEVLKETYGIPVYQEQVMQMAQKLAGYTLGAADLLRKAMGKKKPEEMEQQRKIFKEGAKKYNNIDSGLADEIFGQMEAFAGYGFNKSHAAAYALIAYQTAWLKAHYPDEYMAALMSGDMANTDQLVKFILDCKNIDISVQAPNVNTSVYDCIAISKGTILLGLGAIKGLGGEAIKSILTERQLAGNFSSIFDLCRRVDLRKVNKKALEALCFAGAINGISKNRATAFNSVEKAIKNAGYVNDMNAAGQDDLFGFTEQESDTDSEFEKECFTEEWSLRELLINEKKALGMYFSGHILDEESHWRNHVSFSDLEKIQRSNMDGNSVRIIASMITPAIRRKTKTGRVLYIINIDDEFDRVDCLVSEAIFASVKDSINVDDIVVVEGKVSRDIQRERNKLSVDKVQPISQYIDENFNKVKLTLKCENVNPTNLIKVLNNFKNNISSHNDQKSNILEIAVSLDGVEASFDTLQKPFSIYEFVNDISKLIPEGSIVSLG, encoded by the coding sequence ATGATTTCTCATCTTAGAGTTCATACGGGATTCTCTATTATTGATAGTACAGTTAGGCTAAATGAGCTTTTTGAAGTGGCCAAACAAAAAAATATAGTTGCTTTAGCTTTGACTGATGTATGTAATTTATTCGCTGCAGTTAAGTTTTACAAACAAGCCTTAAAAACAGGGGTTAAACCAATATTTGGTGTTGAGCTAAAAATTGATACAGATATTGGGATATGTGATTTAGTGCTACTAGCTGAAAATAACCAAGGGTATCAAAATATAGTTAATCTTATTTCAAAAGCATATCAAGAGGCTGATAGGGCTGGCTCGATCCCTCTGGTGCCTAAAGACTGGCTCAAGCAGATGGATTTAAAGTACACTATTTGTCTAAATGGCGGTCAAAATGGTGAGTTAGGTAAAGCTATACTTTCAAAAGATTTTAATAAAATTTCAGAAGTTGCAGCAGAGTATGTTAGTCTTTTTGGTAAAGATAATTATTTTATAGAAATTCATAAATTAGGCTATGAAAATGAGAGCTTATATAATCAAAAAGCTTTGGAGTTAGCTAATGAAAAGCATTTGTTTGCTATAGCTACTAACCTAACAGTATTTATGGATTCGCAAGATTATGATATTCATGAAATTAGAGCTTGTATTAATGAAAAAACAACTATCTTGGATGAGACTAGAAAATCTAGGTTTACACAAGAGCAGTATTTAAAATCATCAAGTGAAATGTATGAAGTTTTTGGTGATTTACCAGTATTACTAACCAATACTTTAGTTATAGCAAAGCGTTGTAATGTTACATTTGAGCTTGGTAAGCCGTCATTACCTACTGTTGGTATCCCCGAGGGTTTAACAGAGAAGCGATACTTTACGAAAATATGCTATCAAGGATTAGAAAAACGTCTAGAAAAAATATTATCACTTAAGTCAGCAGATAAGCATGAACAGATAATTAAAATTTATAAAGAAAGACTACAAAGAGAAATTGATATCATCTGTGATATGGGTTTTCCAGGATATTTTCTTATAGTTGAAGATTTTATACGTTGGGCAAAAGAAAATGATATTCCTGTAGGTCCTGGTCGTGGTTCGGGAGCTGGATCTTTGGTAGCTTATTCCTTATCAATTACAGACATAGATCCTTTACCTTATGGGTTACTTTTTGAAAGGTTCTTAAATCCGGAAAGAGTCTCAATGCCTGACTTTGATATTGACTTTTGTATCCAAGGTAGAGATAGAGTAATCAAATATGTTGAACAAAAGTATGGTAAGGAAAGTGTAGCCCAAATTATTACGTATGGGACAATGGCTGCTAAAGGTGTTGTGCGTGATGTAGTAAGAGTTATGGGACAAAGCTTTGGTTTTGGTGATAGGATAGCTAAACTTATTCCAGAGACACCTGGCACGACTTTTAAAAAAATCCTTCATAAAGGCGAGCCTTTATACGAGGAAATGAAATTTGATGATGATATTGCAGAAATAGTTGAAAAAGCCCAAAAACTAGAAGGTTTACCACGTAGTTTAGGTAAGCATGCGGCTGGTATTGTTATATCACCAACAATGATTTCAGATTTTGCACCTATATACTGCGAGGACAAAGGTGGAGATATTGTTACTCAGTTTGACAAAGGCGATGTAGAAGATGTTGGTTTAGTTAAATTTGATTTTTTAGGTTTAAAAAACTTAACGATAATAAATAATACTGTTAAAAGTATTAATGCTAAGAAAAAAGATAATGAACTTTTAATAAATATCTCTGATATTCCTTTAGATGATAAACAAACCTATAAACTTTTGCAAGCTGGCAATACTACAGGAATATTCCAGCTTGAATCACAGGGAATGCGTCAGATAGTTAAAGATCTTGGTACTTCAAATTTTGAGGAAATTATTGCACTAGTTGCATTGTATCGACCAGGGCCTATGGAGAATATCCCAACATTTATAGACCGAAAACATGGACGTAAGCGGATTTCTTATTTACATCCTTTACTTGAGGAGGTCCTTAAGGAAACTTACGGTATACCAGTTTACCAAGAGCAAGTAATGCAAATGGCCCAGAAATTAGCTGGCTATACTCTTGGGGCTGCAGACCTTTTACGTAAAGCAATGGGTAAAAAGAAACCAGAGGAAATGGAGCAACAACGTAAAATTTTTAAAGAAGGAGCTAAAAAATATAATAATATTGATTCTGGTTTAGCTGATGAAATATTTGGTCAAATGGAGGCTTTTGCTGGTTATGGTTTTAATAAATCTCATGCTGCTGCATATGCTTTAATAGCTTACCAAACAGCTTGGTTAAAAGCTCACTACCCTGATGAGTATATGGCTGCCCTTATGTCTGGTGATATGGCTAATACTGATCAGTTGGTGAAGTTCATTCTAGACTGTAAAAACATCGATATATCCGTCCAAGCACCTAATGTAAACACTAGTGTATATGATTGTATTGCTATTTCAAAAGGTACAATATTACTTGGTTTGGGTGCTATAAAAGGTCTTGGTGGTGAGGCTATCAAAAGTATTCTTACAGAGAGGCAGTTAGCAGGTAACTTTAGTTCAATTTTTGATTTATGTCGTAGAGTAGACTTGCGTAAAGTTAATAAAAAAGCTCTTGAAGCATTATGCTTTGCTGGTGCTATAAATGGTATTTCAAAAAACAGAGCTACAGCTTTTAATTCTGTTGAAAAAGCTATAAAAAATGCTGGGTATGTAAATGATATGAATGCTGCTGGCCAAGATGACTTATTTGGCTTTACAGAACAAGAGAGTGACACAGATTCTGAATTTGAAAAAGAATGTTTCACAGAAGAATGGAGCTTGAGAGAGTTACTAATAAATGAAAAAAAAGCTTTGGGTATGTATTTTAGTGGGCATATTCTTGATGAAGAAAGCCATTGGCGTAATCATGTAAGCTTTAGTGATCTTGAAAAAATTCAGCGCTCCAACATGGATGGAAATTCAGTTAGGATCATCGCAAGTATGATAACTCCAGCTATTAGAAGAAAGACTAAAACTGGTAGGGTTTTGTATATTATTAATATTGATGATGAGTTTGACAGGGTAGATTGTTTAGTTAGCGAAGCTATATTTGCATCTGTCAAAGATAGTATAAATGTTGATGATATCGTTGTAGTAGAAGGTAAAGTTAGCCGAGATATACAACGAGAGAGAAATAAATTAAGCGTTGATAAAGTCCAACCAATTTCTCAATACATCGACGAAAATTTTAACAAAGTGAAGTTGACATTAAAATGTGAAAATGTAAACCCTACTAATTTAATAAAAGTCCTTAATAACTTTAAAAACAATATTAGTTCTCATAATGATCAAAAATCAAATATTTTAGAGATAGCTGTATCTTTAGATGGAGTAGAAGCTAGTTTTGATACTTTACAGAAGCCTTTCTCAATATATGAGTTTGTTAATGATATTAGTAAATTAATTCCAGAAGGTAGTATAGTTAGTTTGGGGTAG
- a CDS encoding prepilin-type N-terminal cleavage/methylation domain-containing protein, protein MVNNLYKNFRIKAKFNNGFSLLELMIAIAVIAILATLATPIYQNHILKAEVQIAMNEQLGQYMRAVNEIYSIYGATTIDEPQLTPYIQAARKDFLSDSTSEWSSTTGVLLNLGNAQIVTAKPLNNPPFNEFGPYVTIAPFTNNDITINGVKWRCTAFGFDSALLPLWCNV, encoded by the coding sequence ATGGTTAACAATCTCTACAAAAATTTTAGAATAAAGGCAAAATTCAATAATGGTTTTTCGTTGCTTGAGCTTATGATAGCTATTGCTGTAATAGCTATTCTTGCAACCTTAGCTACACCCATTTACCAAAACCATATACTTAAAGCAGAAGTCCAAATAGCCATGAATGAGCAACTAGGCCAATATATGAGAGCTGTTAATGAAATATATAGCATCTATGGAGCAACAACTATTGATGAGCCTCAACTAACTCCCTATATTCAAGCAGCTAGAAAAGATTTTTTATCTGATAGCACCTCTGAGTGGTCATCAACTACTGGAGTATTACTCAATCTAGGTAATGCCCAAATAGTTACTGCAAAACCATTAAATAACCCTCCTTTTAATGAGTTTGGTCCTTACGTAACCATCGCACCATTTACTAATAATGATATTACAATCAATGGTGTTAAATGGCGTTGTACTGCATTTGGATTTGATAGTGCACTACTACCTTTATGGTGTAACGTTTAA
- a CDS encoding lytic transglycosylase domain-containing protein, which translates to MFKKKYITFFIIILCSVSIAYSLTKDQIQYSQQALKALEKKDYKSYYYLKSNLKDTSIYPYLQYKEISLEPSIFDQVTIDSYYNSNKDTYWLSQLSDNLATYYAKNHNWELFDKYYNGGLGVAGKCWSMQAQYEQGSKEKALNAYAQLWQNRVYMPSSCNEMQKYWDNYEHKAKDYIINKAYTLSFVGKFKDALWLLNTYVKNNEDYVNYITTWKQATVDPSKLDSFISKFHKYRNFNSIFVEISKGLIKKDLESYVKVWDSLKNKKYLSDKTKHQCISEVAISFARAQSPKAKQWLAKVDEKYLDTIFWEWLLRVDLYNGDFKGYLKTYSKLPKGSQQDDAWRYWLAYSYKQVGQEEKANQMFEQLATKPLEYYSFLAADELGKSYNYGDKPYDKLDNQNMNILLKDQTIQQAVDLYQIKQYTDSTGLWKWVIRNKLKNNQKDEIKKLAQLAANENMYYAAIFNMAVIGQYTNTDLLFPKAFISEVNKNADKYAIDKDLIFSIMRKESLFDIEAGSSAGAKGLMQVTIPTAEFIVKKYKLALVGDKTDSIDKQIFTPENNIKIGTANLFFLEGLFNKNIILSIAAYNAGPGNVAKWLNTKEVSAPIWIENIPFGETRHYVRKVLVYMIVYNNFVFKDKQQHISDFLGSKLSHKLSFR; encoded by the coding sequence ATGTTTAAAAAAAAATATATAACTTTTTTTATAATAATCTTATGCAGTGTCAGTATTGCTTATAGCTTAACAAAAGACCAAATCCAATATTCTCAACAGGCACTTAAAGCTTTAGAAAAAAAAGATTATAAGTCATACTATTATCTTAAATCAAATCTTAAAGACACGAGTATTTACCCTTATTTGCAATACAAAGAGATTAGTTTAGAGCCAAGTATTTTTGATCAAGTAACTATAGATAGTTACTATAATAGTAACAAAGATACATACTGGTTATCGCAATTATCTGATAATCTTGCGACATATTATGCTAAAAATCATAATTGGGAGCTATTTGATAAATACTATAATGGTGGATTGGGCGTTGCTGGAAAATGTTGGAGTATGCAAGCACAATATGAGCAGGGAAGTAAGGAAAAAGCTTTAAATGCATATGCTCAGTTATGGCAAAATAGAGTGTATATGCCATCTAGTTGCAATGAAATGCAAAAGTATTGGGATAACTATGAGCATAAAGCTAAAGACTATATTATAAATAAAGCTTACACTTTATCTTTTGTAGGTAAATTTAAAGACGCATTATGGTTGCTAAATACTTATGTGAAAAATAATGAGGATTATGTAAATTACATTACTACTTGGAAACAAGCTACAGTAGATCCTAGTAAACTAGATAGTTTTATCTCAAAGTTTCATAAGTATAGAAATTTTAATAGCATTTTTGTAGAGATATCGAAGGGGTTGATTAAAAAAGATTTAGAAAGTTATGTTAAAGTTTGGGACAGTCTAAAAAATAAAAAGTACTTAAGTGATAAAACTAAACACCAATGTATTTCTGAAGTAGCTATAAGTTTCGCGCGTGCTCAATCACCAAAAGCTAAACAGTGGCTTGCTAAGGTAGATGAAAAATATCTAGATACTATTTTTTGGGAATGGTTACTAAGAGTAGATCTATACAATGGTGATTTTAAAGGTTATTTAAAAACTTATAGTAAACTTCCTAAGGGATCACAGCAAGATGACGCTTGGAGATATTGGCTAGCTTATAGTTATAAGCAAGTAGGCCAAGAAGAAAAAGCAAACCAAATGTTTGAGCAACTAGCTACAAAACCTTTAGAATATTATTCTTTTTTAGCAGCTGATGAGTTAGGAAAATCATATAATTATGGTGATAAACCATATGATAAATTAGATAACCAAAATATGAATATTCTGCTAAAGGACCAAACAATACAGCAGGCTGTAGATCTCTATCAGATTAAGCAGTACACAGATTCTACAGGTTTATGGAAGTGGGTTATTAGAAACAAACTAAAAAATAACCAGAAAGATGAAATAAAAAAACTAGCTCAACTAGCTGCTAATGAAAATATGTATTACGCAGCTATATTTAATATGGCAGTTATTGGTCAATATACGAATACAGATTTATTATTTCCAAAAGCTTTTATTTCTGAAGTTAATAAGAACGCAGATAAATATGCTATAGATAAAGATTTAATTTTTTCTATAATGAGAAAAGAGTCACTTTTTGATATAGAAGCAGGGTCATCAGCAGGTGCTAAAGGTTTAATGCAAGTAACTATTCCAACGGCAGAATTTATCGTTAAAAAATATAAATTAGCTTTAGTTGGAGATAAAACTGATAGTATTGATAAACAGATATTTACTCCAGAGAATAATATTAAAATTGGTACAGCAAATTTATTTTTCCTGGAAGGTCTTTTTAATAAAAATATAATTTTAAGTATAGCAGCATATAATGCTGGTCCTGGTAATGTAGCTAAATGGTTAAACACTAAAGAGGTTTCGGCTCCAATTTGGATAGAAAACATACCATTTGGTGAGACTAGACATTATGTTCGTAAAGTTTTGGTTTATATGATTGTATATAATAATTTTGTCTTTAAAGATAAGCAACAGCACATTAGTGATTTTCTTGGATCTAAATTATCACATAAGTTAAGCTTTAGATAG
- a CDS encoding trans-sulfuration enzyme family protein: MKANYNSFETLCVHGGDEDNQHQSVQPPLYLTSAFTFKDIQQADDTFSFKRKAYVYTRGGNPTVNLLERRMALLESAVGSVAFSSGMSAVTTVLLSFLSYGDTVIAHRNLYGSTFSAIDKLFPKYGIKANLIDLTDTASFEKLIDKTVKVVYFETPTNPSLEIIDIKAIASIAKKYGIKVVVDNTFATPYLQKPLTLGADVVVHSTTKYLNGHGDVVGGIACANSEEYLASLKFEYMCELGGVMSPFDAWLILRGLKTLPLRVEKHQQNTREIAEFLNRHPMIERVLYPGFENHPGHKIATEQMSGYGGIVSFELKGDSDVGRKFIESVKMMKIAVSLGDTETLIQVPALMTHRGYPRGELAKFGFSENTVRIAAGLENTKDLIDDINQALESIF, translated from the coding sequence ATGAAAGCTAATTATAACTCGTTTGAGACATTATGCGTGCATGGTGGTGATGAAGATAATCAGCACCAATCTGTACAACCACCATTGTATTTGACTTCAGCTTTTACATTTAAAGATATTCAGCAAGCAGACGATACCTTCTCTTTTAAAAGAAAAGCCTATGTATATACGCGAGGTGGTAACCCAACAGTAAATTTATTAGAAAGACGGATGGCACTATTAGAAAGTGCTGTTGGAAGTGTAGCTTTCTCTTCTGGGATGTCGGCAGTGACAACTGTTTTATTATCTTTTTTGAGTTATGGTGATACAGTTATAGCCCATAGAAACCTATATGGTTCTACATTTTCTGCGATTGATAAACTGTTTCCAAAGTATGGTATTAAAGCAAACTTAATAGACTTAACCGATACAGCTAGCTTTGAAAAGCTAATTGATAAAACAGTAAAAGTAGTTTATTTTGAAACTCCAACAAATCCTTCATTAGAAATTATCGATATTAAAGCAATAGCTAGTATTGCAAAGAAATATGGGATAAAAGTTGTAGTTGATAATACTTTTGCCACTCCATATTTACAAAAACCTTTAACCTTAGGAGCAGATGTTGTAGTGCATAGTACAACCAAATATCTTAATGGTCACGGTGACGTTGTTGGAGGCATAGCTTGTGCAAACTCTGAGGAATACTTAGCATCGCTAAAATTTGAATATATGTGTGAACTTGGTGGGGTAATGAGCCCGTTTGATGCGTGGTTAATTCTGCGAGGGTTAAAAACGTTACCGCTAAGAGTAGAGAAACACCAGCAAAATACCCGTGAAATAGCAGAGTTTTTAAATCGCCACCCAATGATCGAGAGGGTCCTCTATCCAGGTTTTGAAAACCATCCCGGGCATAAAATAGCAACTGAGCAAATGTCTGGTTATGGTGGTATAGTTAGCTTTGAACTCAAAGGTGACTCTGATGTAGGTAGGAAGTTTATAGAGTCAGTTAAAATGATGAAGATAGCTGTGAGTTTGGGTGATACAGAGACTTTAATTCAGGTACCAGCATTAATGACTCATAGGGGTTATCCTAGAGGGGAGTTAGCAAAATTTGGCTTTAGTGAAAATACCGTCAGAATTGCAGCAGGCTTGGAAAATACTAAAGATCTAATCGATGATATTAACCAAGCGCTTGAAAGCATATTTTAA